The Methylocystis bryophila genome contains the following window.
GCTCGCAAGCGTTTATAGCGCCCGCATGATCTGGGCGCACCGAGGCGCGATGACGAGCAAGGCCGCAATGGCGCCGCCGGAGATCTCCGGTCAGGCATCTGGAGAGGCGCGACGCTTGGCGTTGACGGGCGCCTGGACGATCGCCGCCGCGCGCAAGCTGGAGCGGGCCGCACAAGAGCTCGTGAAACGCGGCCGCGGCGCGCGCGCCGTGGCGATTGATCTTTCCTCGCTCGAGCTTCTCGACACCGCGGGCGCCCTCGCGGTGAACGACGCGCGCCACGAGCTTGCCGAAAAGGGCGTCCTCGCCTCCTTCGAGGGGGCGAGCGCCGAGCACGCCCTGCTCCTGGAGCGCGTGGGCTTTCGCGAAACCTTGCCCGCCTCCCGGCCGGTCCATCCGATCCTTGCGACGCTCGGCGACCTCGGCGAGCAGATCGTCATGGGCCTGCGCGACGCCTTCGTCATCGTCGCTTTTCTCGGCCAGTTCGTCCTCGCGATGGCGCGGGTCGTGCGAAAGCCGAGACTCTTTCGCGGCGTCTCCGTCGTCTATCAGATGGAGAATTTCGCGCTGCGCAGCATACCGATCATCGTGACGATCAACATCACGGTCGGCGCGATCGTCGCGCAGCAAGGAATCTACGAGCTGCTGCGGTTCGGCGCGAGCATCTATGTCGTCGATCTCGTCGGCATATTGGTGCTGCGCGAGCTCGGGGTGCTGCTCACCTCCATCATGGTCGCCGGCCGCTCGGGCTCCGCCATCACGGCCGAGATCGGCTCGATGAAGGTGCGCGAGGAGGTGGACGCGCTGCGCTCCATGGGCATGTCGCCCATGGAGGTGCTCGTCATTCCCCGTATTCTCGCGCTCATTGTGTCGCTGCCGATCCTGACCTTCATCGCCGACATATCGGCGCTTTTCGGGGGCATCATGATGTCCTGGTGGTATGGTGGCATCACGCCCTCGGAGTTCTCCGGGCTGCTGCAGACCGCGGTCAGCGTGAGGACCTTCTCGGTCGGCCTGATCAAGGCGCCCTTCATGGCGCTGGTGATCGGCCTCATCGCCACGCAGGAGGGATTGGCGACGGCGGGCTCGGCCGAGTCGCTCGGCTGGCGCGTCACCGCTTCGGTCGTCAAAAGCATCTTCACCGTCATCATCCTCGACGGCCTTTTTGCGATGTTCTTTACCGCGATCAACTATTGAGGGAGCCAGAGAAGCTGAGACGGCGAGAAGGAAGATGAAGGCGGCGCGCGCGATGGACGGCGGGAACGGGGCGGAGGCTGGCCGCGAGGTCGTCATTCGAGTGCGCGATCTCGTCATCGAGTTCGGCCGGAACCGGGTCATGAAGGGCCTCAACCTCGATGTCTATCGCGGCGAGGTGCTGGGTTTCGTCGGCGGCTCGGGCCAGGGGAAATCGGTGCTGACCCGCGCGATCCTCGGGCTGCTTCCCAAGACCGCGGGCCGCATCGAGATTTTCGGCCATGACCGCGATTCCCTAAGCGAAAG
Protein-coding sequences here:
- a CDS encoding ABC transporter permease, with product MTSKAAMAPPEISGQASGEARRLALTGAWTIAAARKLERAAQELVKRGRGARAVAIDLSSLELLDTAGALAVNDARHELAEKGVLASFEGASAEHALLLERVGFRETLPASRPVHPILATLGDLGEQIVMGLRDAFVIVAFLGQFVLAMARVVRKPRLFRGVSVVYQMENFALRSIPIIVTINITVGAIVAQQGIYELLRFGASIYVVDLVGILVLRELGVLLTSIMVAGRSGSAITAEIGSMKVREEVDALRSMGMSPMEVLVIPRILALIVSLPILTFIADISALFGGIMMSWWYGGITPSEFSGLLQTAVSVRTFSVGLIKAPFMALVIGLIATQEGLATAGSAESLGWRVTASVVKSIFTVIILDGLFAMFFTAINY